A window of Salmo trutta chromosome 17, fSalTru1.1, whole genome shotgun sequence genomic DNA:
AAAGAGGCTCTCCCCTCTGGCAAGTGGAGCTATGACAGTTACCTGGGACTTGAAGTCTTTCAAACCCTCTTTTCTCTTGCTCTGGTGAATCCTCTGAGTGCACCTGACTGACGTGTTATTTCAAAGATGAAAGCCGAAAGACATCAAAAGggaaaacaatgtaaaaaatacacaAGAACAGACTGAAGCATGCTGTTCTTTTACACGGTGGTAAGACCTCATGCTGGACTCAGGAATGCCAGTGCTTTAATGAGAACTGAGGGAGTTGACTCACTATGTTTTTTTCCTGCAATATAGTCAGTCATTCTCTAAGACAGcaaaaaaatatactgctcaaaaaaataaagggaacacttaaacaacacaatgtaactccaagtcaatcacacttctatgAAATCActaactgtccacttaggaagcagcactgattgacaataaatttcacatgctgttgtgcaaatggaatagacaacaggtggaaattataggcaataagcaagacacccccaataaaggagtggttctgcaggtggagaccacagaccacttctcagttcctatgcttcctggctgatgttttggtcacttttgaatgctggcggtgctttcactctagtggtagcatgagacggagtctacaacccacacaagtggctcaggtagtgcagctcatccaggatggcacatcaatacgagcagtggcaagaaggtttgctgtgtctgtcagcgtagtgtccagagcatggaggcgctaccaggataaaggccagtacatcaggagacgtgaaggaggccgtaggagggcaacaacccagcagcaggaccgctacctccacctttgtgcaaggaagagcaggaggagcactgccagagccctgcaaaatgacctccagcaggccgcaaatgtgcatgtgtctgctcaaacggtcagaaacagactccatgagggtggtatgagggcccgacatccacaggtgggggttgtgcttacagcccaacaccgtgcaggatgtttggcctttgccagagaacaccaagattggcaaattcgccactggcgccctgtgctcttcacagatgaaagcaggttcacactgagcacgtgacagacgtgatagagtctggagacgccgtggagaacgttctgctgcctgcaacgtcctccagcatgaccggtttggcggtgggttagtcatggtgtggggtggcatttcttttgggggccgcacagccctccatgtgctcgccagaggtagcctgactgccattaggtaccgagatgagatcctccgaccccttgtgagaccatatgctggtgcggttggccctgggttcctcctaatgcaagacaatgctagacctcatgtggctggagtgtgtcagcagttcctgcaagaggaaggcattgatgctatggactggcccgcccgttccccagacctgaatccaattgagcacatctgggacatcatgtctcgctccatccaccaacgccacgttgcaccacagactgtccaggagttggcggatgctttagtccaggtctgggaggagatccctcaggagaccatccgccacctcctcaggagcatgcccaggcgttgtagggaggtcatacaggcacgtggaggccacacacactactgagcctcattttgacttgttttaaggacattacatcaaagttggattagcctgtagtgtggttttccactttaattttgagtgtgactccaaatccagacctccatgggttgataaattgaatttccattgattatttttgtgtgattttgttgtcagcacattcaactatgtaaagaaaaaagtatttaataagattatttatttcattcagatctaggatgtgttgtttaagtgttccctttatttttttgagcagtgtatatatatttcaaTAGTTCCTATACTGTATTGCACTTGAAGCATCTCTGCTGTTTAAATGGCTATAGTTCTAAAGTTACCTCAATGCCCTTAGGGGCTTCAGACTgtgacaatacttttttcacaGAGCTTTGACAACATATGGGGTCTGTCCAGAGGACAATCTCCGCCACACGCTTACATAACGCTGCTTCTGCTTCTGCTTCTCTCTGGCGCTGTGCtgtatagacagagacagaagctCCACCAGGATATATAGCTAGTCTACTGTGGCTCTGTTACTGTGTAGTGCCTGTAAAGTTGTGGTGGCTCTATAAGGACAGACATTACCATAATGTAATGGATGGAGTGAAGGTCTCCAACCGGGCTCCATCATACGTCGACTGCTGTTAGACGAGCAACAGCGACAGGTACTTATTATTCCACATTGACTTTCAAATGAGCTACCATTGTGCATTTTCGCAACCTGGATGTTATTTATGATCCACACACAGTGGGAGGGTGATTGGTTGAAAGCCGAGAGTTTTAGCCAGAGGTAGCTACATGATGAGTAAAGTCCAGCACATGAGAGCCCTAcaattcatgtgtgtgtgtgtgtgtgtgtgcgtgcgtgcgtgcgtgcgtgcgtgcgtgcgtctgtgtgggAGTGGGGTGGTCAACATCTGAGGACAAAACATATTTTTGGGGATCTGTTTACATTCACATGAGTGACTTTGGGAACAATAGGGAATGGAGTGATTATGCAGCAGAAGTGTTCACTGAAACAAAGGAAACAGTCATTGGAAACAGCTGGGGTATTGGAGAGCGTAAGCCATGTTCAAGTAGAGCTTTAGATGGATTAATACAGCCTCCTCTATTACTTCCAGGGTTAGTTGTTATCCACACAGCAGTGGTCAGCTAAGCACAGGCGCTCGAGTTTGAGAAGGAATCTTCTTACCCTGGAATGGGGATTAACCCCCCCCCAATCACTTTGAGTACATGTATCTATTAGAATATGTCATGGTCTTTCTGCAGTATTTCTCCATTCATTTTCCTATTGTCACTAAAGGGGATTTCTCAGAAGTAGTTTGTTGTGCTGAGTAAGCCCATGGCAAATGCTGAAACTGTTCTTCCTGAATGACAgacactgtcagtgttctcagtGACTGTCATTGTCTCGTTTAGGGTGCATCCAAGGAGGGAGTCGCACAGTGAGTAAAAATACCCCTAGGAGGCATCTCTGGGTTTGTCAGACACATCACAACTAATCCAGACAGTTGCCAAGATAGGATTTGAATCAAGCTTCAAATAGCAGCTGCCACTGCATAACTGGAACAAATAGAAGTCAGAGAAGCAGAAAATACCATGAAACAACAAGAGGTGCCTCAGCTCCATAGGTGACAATACTGTAGTTAGCGGGCCGGGGCAGGTGTGTTACAGCTTGTATCTGCACAGGGCTTTTATGTCTGTGTAGCTAACTGCTGTATGCTACGGTGCAGTGTTGTGgacccaccccaccccctccttATCCCCTTCTCGCCCCTTCTGGTATCCCAAGCTGAACAGGAGTAATCAGATGAGAGGCGGAGTGGGGAGGCTCACGTGGGGACACAGCGTCTACCAGGGATTAAAAAACAGGAATCTTGATTGAAGTTCCACTAGTCTCACTCTACAAGCGGGttaaatgggagagagagagacagacatacagagagagagagaggggaagagggagagcgtTACAGAGGGAGGTACAGCAGTGAGAAGGAGTGGGAGGAATAAAGAGCGAGAAAGGGAGACAGCTCAGTGCTGGGCGGCAGGGGgaatgagtgtgagagagagagagggggggagacaggaaGCGCGCCACAGCCACTGAGCCAGAGACGcagggagaggaagacagagaggccATGAGCAGCAGAGAGGGCAACAGGGGGAAGCAGTAAGGATCACAGCACGCTAAGACGGAGAGTGAGGGGGGAGGAccgggaagagaaagagagaaaaaacaaaGGGATACAATCAGAAACAGGCTTGGACAGGAAAGGGGAGCGAGTGGGTGGGGGTCTGAGGAGAAATAAGCGGAAGAAAGTTTtcgagagagaggaaaagagcggGAGAGGGAGAAGTCAATGAGAAAAACATTCCATGTGAATGTCAAGGGCGGGAAGCTGGAGGGGGAAAAAAGCAAATTCTTTAAGGAGTCTTCCTCTGTGGCTGCTGGACTGCTTCCATCATGTTCTCAGACACCAGAGCGCCTGCGGAGCACAGAGGCTTTCAGCACAGCAACCCTCATCTCAACCTCTGGCTCCACAATAGATTCAGGGCCCATCACAGTGACATGGGACTCAATGGGCAGCGCAGGCGGACTGATACCAACCTTACCTATCCCAACAGAGCCAAAGAGGTAGGCTTTAAATCACAAGAGGTAATCAACAATATACATGGGAAGGAAAGGATGGGTCCCCATTTGAATGGACTGGGACTGGAAGAGCTAGATTTAAGAAGCCAAGAGGGCAGTCCTTCCAGGTGGAGCCAGGTCCTGTCTCCAGAGCCAGGCCTGAGACACAGCGCATCTGTCAGGGACCACTACACAGAACGCTCCTTTGTTTGGAACCACCACCAGACGTTACCACACCCCTCAGTCAGGAACTACGTGACTGCCCCCGCTCCACCAACACAGTTCAAAGGTCAAGACGGCTGTAAAGTGCCTGTTTGTTTGGAGGAACAGCTTTGGGGTTACCCCAGACAGACCTGTCAGAGGAACCTTCATAAATCCAGCTGGGTGGATTCAGCCACAGCCACACAGGGCTTACCCAGACACCAGAGTTTCGGTTCTACCTTGAGATCCACCCCCAAAAAAGTCAGAAACATCCAGAGAGACTTGACTAGACCAGTAGGTGGACCAGAGACCAGAAGAGAACAGAAATACTTGACTAAACCTGTGGAGGGTTACAATGGACCCAGCTCTCTGCATGAGGTCATATTCTCTACAGAGGTTCCTCAGAGAAATATGGGAGGTCCCACTCTCCGACCCCAGCAGGGTCCCAGTAAGCCCTGTCCCACCCCAGAGGATGTCCAGACCAGGCCCGCCAGTGGCCACCATGGCTCCAGGAGAGGGCCAGGGCTGACTGGGTCGAAGAGGAGCCACCGGAAGGTGGTCCGGGATCAGATCCGGAGAGTGGTGGAGAACCTGGAGGAGGTTCTAGGAGGCCTGAAGGACATCCATCAGGAGATGAAGGAGGTAAAGACGTTTCTGTTTGCCTATAAGTTACAGATAGGGTCTATCTTTGATGAGAAGACTTAAAGCTGTTTCTCGTGCAGAGctgtggtgtagtggtaacactcccCGGCACAAGTCACATGTACAACGGCGACTGCGGTTCAATCCCCGCATCCCACTGTTCTGATTTCCAAACTGTCTCAATAAGTGTCAAATAttgaaaaaaaaagttgttttgGGAGGGGATAGTGAGCGATATCCTGGTATTGTCATATAGGCTTCAAAATATTTCAGCTGCTTTCTTTGATGTTCCTTTGATATTTGTATATACATATCACGCTATTTCAACGTCCTGAAGGGACTGTGAAGAGCAGTTGTAAAGTGTGTTACTTTTGCACTTCCCAGAAAGAGCATAATACCAGTTCATACGTTTGATACTTTAACATGCATTAAAGAGGCGTCTGAATTGATATACACTGTTATACTGCTTGAAAAGCGTCTCTCCACCACAGTGTGACAGTCTTATCTATGAAACAGCATAGAAGTGAAGATTTCACTGCATTTTTAAAGGGAGGAAGTGGTGTTTGCTGGGTCATCCCACCCATAGATGATGATAGAGAAAGTATCCCTATATCATTTCCATTATGACGTCTGTGAGCGCACAGGCCGAGCTATTGAGGCAGTCTCCATTTTAAActagtacattttcttcttcaaatcaaaatgtttatttattttatttcacctttatttaaccaggtaggctagttctcatttacaactgcaacctggccaagataaagcacagcagtaacacaaacaacacagagttacacatggataaacaaacatacagtcaataatacagtagaaaaagtctatatacagtgtgtgcaaatgaggtgatataagggaggtaaggcaataaataggccacagtggcgaagtaattacaatataccaattgaacactggaatggtagatgtgcagaagatgaatgtgcaaatagagatactggggtgcaaaggagcaagataaataaataaataaataaatacattatgtggatgaggtagttggatgggctgtttatagatgggctatgtacaggtgcaatgatctgtgagctgctctgacagctggtgcttaaagctagtgagggagataggagtctccagcttcagtgatttttgcagtttgttcctgtcattggcagcaaagaactggaaggaaaggcggccaaaggaggaattggctttgggggtgaccagtgaaatttacctgctggagcgcgtgctacaagtgggtgctgctatggtgaacagagagctgagataaggcagggctttacctagcagagacttgtagatgacctggagccagtgggtttggcgacgagtatgaagcgagggccagtcaatgagagcgtacaggtcgcagtggtgggtagtgtcgtgtctttggctatgccggattaagtgatatgacatgctaacttataaaattatttctttgtaattaatattacctgattaagctaatcatgtaaatgtaattaactagaaagtcgaggcaccacggaagaacgtttatagagccgttatcttccgaataaactcttaaaatacttagtaatattttacatcgatagcagtcaatattaacccttatcttattttcagtctcataatgaaagttataaattcttggctatcttcacgaaccctggctaacaagttgaatcagcaatacaaaattgggtttaattatttatttactaaatacctaaactaatcacacagaattacatatacacagaatacaaatgatgtcatacagaaaacgtcctggtggacggaacctgtatgaaagctggttacacaaaggaaagggggttgggcttgaatgaaagagcgggaagatttaggaacgaagaaacagcagctatgctatcgtaaatacattatcttatgcattctaaattaccgcccatttggaaaaggaaaatgcaataaatatttactctgagctgcgcttcggtagattggtcatagatgctggccgggttggccaacagatcttcctgtacgtactcggaagaatgtctctggtggtaaattagaTACggggtggtatcttcgtccgtctgttagactggatccgtcgtccgtcctttcctagcccacgtctacagtggccgctgctaactcaacggctaggaagtagcacttctgtagtgaataagctcaaagttcataccagttcataccatagctcacgccgaggttggcttagttctgtccttgacatgtgtgtccttctaacatagaggctgcagacctcccgtactggaactacctggttatcttttcgtcaaaggcttatatggGGGGAAGgatgtttcatcgtttataacccctcctcttcacaggggtgggccactgatcaagcagggcactttcgttatgaaaacccaaatctctcatttggaagctaaaattacatttcatctcctaacaaacaatttcaatatcaaacatttcaattgcataacaattccatgttactctgataactagagggtgtatactttctcaggtacagtttatgtcgtcctgtcatcaatcataatgtctcagatgacaacggaactgacatccatactcattacgttatcaagcatatttccaactggttttattaccaaaatatggttcctttccccatttgtttgatgttcccagactctctatatttaacacaggctattcaagtccttcagtagggtcagagaggggaagggagaaaggtatttatggggggggtcataaaccttacccacaggccaacgtcatgacagtagtatatggggctttggtgaaaaaCTGTGATAGatggcatccaatttgttgagtagggtgttggaggctattttataaatgacatcgccgaagtcaaggatcggtaggatggtcagttttacgagggtatgtttggcagcatgagtgaaggatgctttgttttgcgaaataggaagccgattctagatttaattttggattggagatgcttaatgtgagtctggaaggagagtttacagtctaactagacgactaggtatttgtagttgtctacatattctaagtcagaaccgtccagagtagtgatgctggacggacgggcaggtgcgggcagtgatcggttgaagagcatgcatttagttttacatgcatttaagagcagttggaggccacagaaggagtgttgtatggcattgaagatcgtctggaggtttgttaacacagtgtccaaagaagggccagaagtatacagaatggtgtcgtctgcgtagaggtggatcagagaatcaccagcagcaagagcgacatcattgatatatacagagaagagagtcggcccgagaattgaaccctgtggtgcccccatagagactgccagaggtccggacaacaggccctccgatttgacacactgaactctatcagagaagtagttggtgaaccacgtgaggcaatcatttgagaaaccaaggctgttgagtctgccaataagaatgtggtgatttgacagagtcgaaagccttggccaggtcgatgaatacggctgcacagtaatgtctcttatcgatggcagttatgatattgtttaggaccttgagcatggttgaggtgcacccatgaccagctctgaaaccagattgcatagcagagaaggtacggtgggattcaaaatggtcggtgatctgtttgttaacttggttttcgaagaccttagaaaagcagtgtaggatagatataggtctgtagcaatttgggtctagagtgtctccccctttaaagagggggaggaccgcggcagctttccaatctatggggaTCTCAgaagatacgaaagagaggttgaacaagctagtaataggggttgcaacaatttcagcggatagttttaggaagagagggtccagattgtctagccctgctgatttgtaggtttttcagaacatcagctatctggatttgggtgaaggagaaatggggaggcttgggcaagttgcagtgaggggtgcagggctgttgaccggggtaggggtagccaggtggaaagcatggccagccgtagaaaaatgcttattgattTATCGGCGATGACAGTGTTTccaagcctcagtgcagtgggcagctgggaggtggtgctcttgttctccatggactttacagtgtcccagaacttcttggagttagtgctacaggatgcaaatttctgtttgaaaaagcaagcctttgctttcctaactgcctgtgtatattggttcctaacttccctgaaaagttgcatgtcgcgggggctattcgatgctaatgcagtacgccacaggatgtttttgtgctggtcgagggaagtcaggtctggagtgaaccaagggctatatctgttcctggttctacattcttatttaagatggtgaggaaagcacttttaaagaataaccaggcatcctctactgacggaatgaggtcaatatccttccaggatacccggtccaggtcgattagaaaggcctgctcactgaagtgttttagggagcgtttgacaatgatgaggggtggtcgtttgaccgcggacccattacggacgcaggcaatgaggcagtgatcgctgagatcctggttgaagacagcagaggtgtatttggagggcaagttggttaggatgatatctatgagggtgccagtgtttacagatttggcgttgtacctggtaggttcattgataatttgtgtgagatttgAGCATccagcttagattgtaggatggccagggtgttaagcatgtcccagtttaggtcacctaacagcacgagctctgaagttAGATGGGGGGCAGTCAGTtcgcatatggtgtccagggcacagctggacAAATGCTATTTGTCACTTGCTTcgaaacaacaggtgtggactaacagtgaaatgcttacgggcctttcccaacaatgcagagagaaagaaaatagagaaataatagaaaagtaaaacatgtaataataaaagtaGAAATAGATACAGAaagagtaacgataacttggctatatacaaggagcaTCAGTACCAAGTCGATATGCAGGTGTACGAGATAATTCTATGTTcaccttttgttgccttacagcctgAAATGAAAACACATACAATCAGACTTTTTATTTACACACAGTAACCCACAGTATCCAAGTGAGAAAAATTAACCCACAAGTAAAACAGTAAAATACCATATTTGGATAAGTGAACacccccctgagttaatacttggtggaaccaCCTTTTGCTTGAATTACAGCCATGAGTCTTTTTGAATACTTCTCTACTAACTTTGCACACCTAgactgtgcaatatttgcccattcttccttgcagaattGTTCAAGCTCAGTCAAATTGCATAGTGAGCGCTCATGGACCGCACTCTTTAAGTCATTCCACAGATTGTCGATGGGATTTAGGTCGGGGCTctgactaggccactcaaggacattcacctTCTTGTCCTTCAGCCACTGTACGATTACTTTGgcggtgtgctttgggtcattgtcatgttgaaacgtGAACCATCTTCCCATTTTCAACTTCCTGGATAGAGGGCTGCAGGTTCTCATAAATCTGTCGGT
This region includes:
- the LOC115151732 gene encoding uncharacterized protein LOC115151732, whose amino-acid sequence is MFSDTRAPAEHRGFQHSNPHLNLWLHNRFRAHHSDMGLNGQRRRTDTNLTYPNRAKEVGFKSQEVINNIHGKERMGPHLNGLGLEELDLRSQEGSPSRWSQVLSPEPGLRHSASVRDHYTERSFVWNHHQTLPHPSVRNYVTAPAPPTQFKGQDGCKVPVCLEEQLWGYPRQTCQRNLHKSSWVDSATATQGLPRHQSFGSTLRSTPKKVRNIQRDLTRPVGGPETRREQKYLTKPVEGYNGPSSLHEVIFSTEVPQRNMGGPTLRPQQGPSKPCPTPEDVQTRPASGHHGSRRGPGLTGSKRSHRKVVRDQIRRVVENLEEVLGGLKDIHQEMKEVVQQIELLTSSIDLSEGEASPSLPSDSSSTSSGVVMGSSHQRPRGPGSEEARQGDAALSSVIRTNSPQRHNPASSPVRLLHQLAPRPHRSSPVRPPTPGLSPISTNPPHPNTHDPSVKSKSLHYPLNPASNSALFHILGLSPHEISPPPHPSALSPSVTLETQTGPPMRSPLPVSPPRALKTQTMVEGVRTTSAKSLGLTQGQTVPHGPGRVPGPKGRKPPPYPHDGHFDRGASKGKDPRKAPPYPVKRRLLSTTV